In a genomic window of Borrelia maritima:
- a CDS encoding peptidoglycan DD-metalloendopeptidase family protein, whose amino-acid sequence MIISKNKQRVEKRKKKTLFNDKKSVNFELKDFANIRNVGKRRKKVFKLKNFFKRVSLFFYNLKIQSINHYEYKYYYKSLIEKVVDIFSMLNYRLVFKLNAIIFVFILIFYINIFSYYGSYVFLNRLTLPKDYFIDTFLYYSDQDIAQISSYLLESDVSANVTGFKKNFVLKVFDHKIKPGETLSHVAARYQITSETLISFNEIKDVRSIKPNSIIKVPNMKGIVYVVKKNDSISSIASVYNVPKVDILDSNNLDNEVLFLGQKLFIPGGRLPKDFLKEVLGETFMYPVQGIITSGYGYRPDPFTGVISFHNGIDIANLANTPIKASREGIVVTVGFNAGGYGKYIVISHSNGFQTLYAHLNSFAVKVGKKVSRGAVIGYMGSTGYSTGNHLHFTIFKNGKTENPMKYLR is encoded by the coding sequence ATGATTATATCAAAAAATAAGCAAAGGGTAGAAAAACGTAAAAAAAAAACTTTATTCAATGACAAAAAGAGCGTTAATTTTGAATTAAAAGATTTTGCCAATATTAGAAATGTTGGCAAAAGAAGAAAAAAAGTTTTTAAACTTAAAAACTTTTTTAAAAGAGTTTCTTTATTTTTCTATAATCTTAAAATACAAAGTATTAATCATTATGAATATAAATATTATTATAAAAGTTTAATAGAGAAGGTTGTTGATATTTTTAGCATGCTTAATTATAGGCTTGTTTTTAAGCTTAATGCAATAATCTTTGTTTTTATATTAATATTTTATATTAATATTTTTTCTTACTACGGTTCGTATGTTTTTTTAAATAGGCTCACTTTGCCCAAAGATTATTTTATTGATACATTTTTATATTATAGCGATCAAGATATAGCGCAAATTAGTAGCTATTTGCTTGAATCTGATGTTTCTGCAAATGTTACTGGATTTAAAAAAAATTTTGTATTAAAGGTATTTGATCATAAAATCAAGCCTGGGGAAACGCTTTCTCATGTTGCAGCTAGATATCAGATAACCAGTGAAACTTTAATTTCTTTTAATGAAATTAAAGATGTAAGAAGTATTAAGCCAAATTCAATCATTAAAGTTCCCAATATGAAAGGAATTGTTTATGTTGTTAAAAAAAATGATTCTATTTCATCTATAGCTAGTGTCTATAATGTTCCCAAGGTGGATATTTTAGATTCGAATAATCTTGATAATGAAGTTTTATTTTTAGGACAAAAATTATTTATTCCTGGGGGAAGATTGCCCAAAGATTTTTTGAAGGAGGTATTGGGAGAAACTTTTATGTATCCTGTGCAAGGCATTATTACTTCAGGATATGGTTATCGACCAGATCCATTTACGGGAGTTATTAGCTTTCATAATGGAATAGATATTGCAAATTTAGCTAATACTCCAATTAAAGCCTCAAGAGAAGGTATTGTTGTAACTGTGGGATTTAATGCGGGAGGGTATGGGAAATATATTGTTATTTCTCATAGTAATGGATTTCAAACTTTATATGCGCATTTAAATTCCTTTGCTGTTAAAGTCGGTAAAAAAGTTTCAAGAGGAGCAGTAATAGGTTATATGGGTAGCACTGGCTATAGCACAGGTAATCACTTGCATTTTACAATTTTTAAGAATGGCAAAACTGAAAATCCTATGAAATATTTAAGATAG
- the lepB gene encoding signal peptidase I gives MRIFKSHKYELLSILTASLFLIILIKLFLSFYMVKGTSMTPIIFDKNWIVSHKFAYGLRLKTHQKYLLLWKAPRKNEMVLIKDPITKKIAIKKIFAIPGEEFKQIEKNKICIHDLNFIIDENILKKNNIKKIPEKHYLVIGENKQTSLDSRDYGFINIDNILGKIIYHF, from the coding sequence ATGAGAATATTTAAATCTCACAAATATGAACTATTGTCAATTTTGACAGCTTCCTTGTTTTTAATAATTTTAATAAAGTTGTTTTTATCATTTTACATGGTAAAAGGCACATCAATGACCCCAATAATATTTGACAAAAATTGGATTGTAAGTCACAAATTTGCGTATGGACTTAGACTGAAAACTCACCAAAAATACCTCTTATTGTGGAAAGCCCCTCGGAAAAATGAAATGGTACTTATTAAAGATCCTATAACAAAAAAAATCGCAATAAAAAAAATTTTTGCAATTCCAGGAGAAGAATTTAAACAAATAGAAAAAAATAAAATATGCATACATGACTTAAACTTTATAATAGATGAAAATATTTTAAAAAAAAATAATATTAAAAAAATTCCTGAAAAACACTATTTAGTAATAGGGGAAAATAAACAAACCTCATTAGACTCAAGAGACTACGGATTCATAAACATTGACAACATATTGGGAAAAATAATTTATCATTTCTAA